The DNA window GGACCTCACGGTCGGGATCAATTCGCTCAAGCTTGAAAACGCACCGCAGACACATCCTATCAAAGCAAAAGGCCGCGCCAGACGGCACGGCCCTTTTAGCATTACGGTCAGGCGGATCCTACTTGATCTTGCCTTCCTTGTACTCGACATGCTTGCGCGCGACGGGGTCATATTTGCGCACCGACATCTTCTCGGTCATGGTGCGGGCGTTCTTCTTCGTCACATAGAAGTGGCCCGTGCCGGCGGTCGAGTTCAGGCGGATCTTGATTGTGGTCGGCTTCGCCATGTTTGTCTCTCCTGCGGCGAGGTGTCAGCCACCCCGCGAAATTCGTCATGAAGCCCGCCTTTTATACGGGCGGGCCTGCATGTCAACCGGATTCTCCGCGCCTCAGTTCGAGCTTACGCGCGTCGGCATACGGTAGAAGTGATGAACCCCGATAGTGGTCGTTCGGGCGAAGGTACGCGACCATTTCGGGCTCACCGCCTTGGTATGGTAATGCGTCGCTCCGTCGGTCAATTGGCGCTTGGCGCCTTTGACCATCAGGTACGCCACCTTACCCGCCCGTTCGAAGGCGCGCTTCTCGTTGATCCGGTCGCTGTAGCCGTCGCAGGTGTAGGTGAACTGGCACTGGTACTTCCGCCCAGTCCCCTGGTGCACGACCCCGCAGATCGAGTCGGGGAAACGGGCGCTGTCGACACGGTTCAGAATGACCTCGGCCACTGCGAACTGGCCCTTCACGCTTTCGCCGCGCGCTTCGTGGTAAAGCGCCTCGGCAAGGCAACGCCACTGCTTGCCGCCGGTCTGGGCGGATTGCGCCGCCAACCAGTCGCGTGAATAGGTGACGTCGACGCCCGGGCGCTGCATGTATCGCGCCACCATATCTTCGGGGATAGAGCTCAACACGCGGTTCTCGTGCGCGTACAAACGGTTGATGTCCTGCTCGGCCGCAGCAGCCGTTCCAAGCAACATCGTCAAAGCTATCGCGAGGTTTCTCAAGGATCGCCTCCTTCAAAAAAAGACCCTACGGGCCCGTCAAGTCGCGGGAGGTACATAAAACGCCAACACGAGTCCAGCCCACCCCCATGCAACGCAGCTATGCAGGCGCCACCAGCGGGTCATGGATGAGCGGTTCTACGGCAGATATGGCGAAAACTTGCCGGGCCGCTACCCGATCTTGTCCTTAACGGCCAATTGTGCGGCAGCTAGTCGCGCCACCGGAACCCGGAACGGTGAACAGGACACATAGTCGAATCCCGCCGTCCGGCAGAAGGCTATCGATTCGGGATTGCCCCCGTGTTCGCCGCAGATCGACAAGGTCAGATCCGGGGCAACCTCACGGCCACGCCGTGCGCCAATCTCCAGCAACTCGCCCACGCCGTCCACGTCCAGCACGTGGAACGGATCTTCGGGGTATACGCCCTGCTGCACGTAATGCGACATGAACCGGCCCGCGTCATCACGGCTGAGGCCATAGGTCATCTGCGTCAGGTCGTTTGTCCCGAAGCTAAGGAACGACACATGCGGCGCAATCTCGGCGGCCCGCAGCGCGGCGCGCGGGGTCTCGACCATGACACCCAAACGATAGGTGAAATCGCGTCCGGTCTCGCGGCGCACAGCATCCGCGACATTGTCGACATTCTCGCGCACGAGTTCGACCTCGCGCATCGCCGACACCAGCGGAATCATGACTTCAGGCACGACCGGGTCACTCTCGTGGCTGGCGGCTACCGTCGCCTCGAAGATCGCGCGGGCCTGCATCTCGTAGATCTCGGGCACTGCGATGCCGAGCCGCACGCCCCGCATGCCCAGCATCGGGTTGTATTCACCCATCGACTCGACGCGCTCGGTCACATCAGCCACCGGCAGGTCCAGCGCGTCCGCAAGCTCGCGTATGCCCTCGCGGTCTGCCGGCAGGTATTCATGAAGCGGCGGGTCGAACAGGCGAATGCAGACCGGCATGCCGGACATGATACGGAACAGGTCTATGAAATCCGCCCTTTGCATCGGCAGCAAGACCTCCAGCGCCGAGGCGCGGTCCTCGCTGGTATCCGCAAAGATCATCTCCCGCATCGCCACAAGGCGGCTGGGTTCGACAAACATGTGCTCGGTCCGGCACAGCCCGATCCCCTGCGCCTTGAAGGTCAGCGCCAGTTCGGCATCGGCCTGTGTGTCGGCATTGGCGCGCACCTCGATATCGCGCAAATCGTCCGCCCAACTCATCAGCGTCTTGAACGACTCGTCCCGCGCGGCTTCCAGCAGGCGCGGCTCGCCGGCCAGTACCTCGCCGCTGGTTCCGTCGATTGTAATCTGATCCCCGGCCTGCAGGCTGCGCCCGTCGGGAAAGACCAACCGCTTGCGTTTGATCTGAAAGGTGATCTCGGATGCGCCCACAACGCAGGGTTTGCCGATACCCCGCCCGATCACGGCGGCATGGCTGGTGATCCCGCCCCGCTCGGTCAGAACGCCTGCGGCGGCGTGCATCCCGCGAATGTCCTCGGGGCTGGTCTCGCGCCGCACAAGGATCGCTGCCTCACCCCGAGAATCCGCCGCCTGCGCGTCCTCGGCGCTAAACACGATCTTGCCGGTGGCCGCGCCGGGGCTGGCGGCGATACCGCGCGCATAGACGTCCCGTTTCACCTCCGGATCGATCTGGCGGTGCAGAAGTTCATTCAAGGCCCGAGGCTCGATCCGCATCAACGCCTCCTCACGGCTGATAATGCCGTCCTCGGCCAGCGACACGGCGATGGCAACCGCAGCGCGGGCATTGCGGGCCACGCGTACCCCGTCCAGCAGGTAGACTTCGCCATTCTCGATGGTGAACTCGGCCTGCATTTCCTCGCACAGCTTCTCGCGCATAAGCTTTGTGCATTGCTTCAGACGCTCAAAGGCCTCAGGTGCCAGCTCTTCCAACGAAGGACCGCGCGGGTCCTTCTGCAGGAACAGCGCCTCCTTGCTGGCCTTCAGCGCCTCGCGCCCCTGGCTCTGACTCAGGTAGCGCCCGGTGCAGCGCCGATCGCCGGTGACGCTGTCCACCAGTTGCATGACGCCAGAGCCACATTCGCCCTCGCCCAGCCCCAGCGCCATTTCCTGCACCACGAGGCCCAGCCCCGCATCCGCAGGCGCCCCCTTGGCCTGCCGCAAAAGCCGCGCCGTGGTGCCCTGCCACGCCCGCGCCATCGAACGCAGCACGCCCAACAGTTGCACCTTAGCATCCTGTGGGAATTCTTCCTCGACTTCTTCCTCATAGGCAACCAATGCCTGGCCCACCGCCTTGACCGGATCGTCGTCCAGCGAGTCGAACATGTCCGGATCGGCGCGCGCCACATGGACCGCGTAGGCCTGTACGAAGCGCACGTACAGACGCGCCGCAGCCGGTTTACCGATCCGCTCGGACAAGTCGACGAACCGCGCGTCGTTCATCCCGATATTCAGAACCGCCCCTGGCCCTCCCCAGTCGGGGTCTTCGGACGAAGGCCGCACGCACAGCACCGGCAACTCGCCGAACGGGTCCAGCAAGGACGCCATGTCAGGCACTTCGCCATCCGCGACACACCTGACCGCTTCGAAAGACAAGGCAACGGTACGCGGCACCGGCAGGTCCAGCCGCACCAGCCGCTGAAGGCATTTCGCCCGCCCGCCATGCGTTGCTATGGCAATCGGCGCATCGGGTGTGATCGGCGTGATATGTTCAGGGCCCTGCTGCACTGCGGCAATCCTTTTCTGGCCCGCAGAATACGCAAGCCAAACTATTAGGCAAGACCTGTCGAGTGCCCCGCTACGGTTTGCCCTATTATCCTTCCAGCCGTCGTAAATCCGCCGCCTGAAGACAGATCTGGCGGATAGAGTGCAGCATGTTCAGACGGTTGCGCCGCAAGATCTCGTTGTCGGAGTTGATCTGCAGCGCCTCGAAGAATGCGTCGATAGGCTCGCGCAACGCGGCCATAGCGCCCATGGCGCGGGCGAAATCCTCATCCTGCTCCGCAGCGGCGATGCTTTTTTCCGCATCCTGCAAGGCCGCGAACAAGGCTTTTTCGGTGTCGTCCTCGGCAAACTTTGGATCGGCGCCAAAGGAATACTCGACGCCGTCCTTCTCCTCGGCCTGCGTCAGGATGTTGTTGGCCCGCTTGAACCCCTGCACGAGGTTCTCGCCGTCCTCGGTCTGCAGGACGTCCTGCAGCGCGCGCGCACGGGACACGATCAACGTGAAATCGTCCCCACCGGCCAGCGTCAGGCAGGCATCGATCACATCATGCCGCAGCCCCTGATCGCGCAGGTAGACCTTCAGCCGATCATGGAAAAACGCAAGAAGGTCGGTGCTCAGGTCCGGCACCAGCGCCCCGACTGTGCGCAGAACACCATCCTCCGGCAGGTCCTTGTCGTCTTTCGCCTTGACCCGGTCGATCACCGCGTGAAAGGCCGCGCCGAAGACGCCGTGATCGGCGATTTCGTCCAGCACCTCTTCCAGCGTGTCGATCTCGTCGGGGCTGGCGTTCCCGGCATTCAGCTTGATCTTATGCCGCAAAAGCTGCGCATCAATGAACCGGTCCAGCCTGATGCGCAGGTTGTTGTCCAACACCAGCCGGATCACCCCGAGTGCCGCGCGACGCAGCGCGTACGGATCCTTCGACCCCGTCGGCTTCTCATCAATCGCCCAGAACCCGGCCAGCGTGTCCAGTTTGTCCGCCAGCGCAACGGTCACCGAGACCGGGCGCGACGGCACCGCGTCAGACGGGCCAAGCGGCGCGTAATGCTCTTCGCAGGCCGCCGCAACATCCTCGGACAACCCGGCCTCGGCCGCGTAATACCGCCCCATGATCCCTTGCAATTCGGGGAACTCGTAGACCATCTCGGAACTCAGATCGGCCTTCGCCACCTTCGCCGCCTGTTCCGCCAGATCAGGATCGGCGCCCACCACCGGCGCGATCTCCCGCGCCAAGGCCGCAATGCGGGCGATCCGCTCAGCCTGGCTGCCCAGCTTGTTGTGGAAGGTCACGTTCTCCAGGCTTTCCAGCCACGGCCCCATGCCCTCTTTCGCAATGCGCAGATCATTTTCCCAAAAGAACTTGGCATCCGCCAAACGCGCGGCCAGCACCTTTTGGTTGCCCGCAAGGATCGTCGCGCCCTGATCGGCCGTTTCACGGTTGGCCACGGTCACGAATTGCTCGATCCGACCCGTCTTGGGATTGCGCACCGAAAAGAACTTCTGATGCTCCTTCATCGAGGATTGGAGCACCTCGGGCGGCAGGTCCAGAAACTCCGCCCCAATCTCGCCCATCAGTGGCACGGGCCATTCCACCAGCCCCGCGACCTCTTGCAACAACCCCTTGTCCGCGACCACGTCAAGGCCACGAGCAAAGGCCAGGTTCGTGGCCTCCTGCCAGATGTGGCCGGCGCGTTCCTCGGGATTTAGTACCACATGAGCACGCTTGAGCTTCGCCGCGTAATCCTCGAAAGACGTGACTGAAAAGCGCCCCTGCGCCATGAACCTGTGCCCCTCGGTGGTGTCACCCGTCTTGATGCCGTCAACGTCCAGCGGCACGACCTGCGCCTCGCCGGCGTCGTCGGTGAGGATGCACAGGATCGAATGCAAGGGCCGCACCCAGCGCAGGCTGCCCGCGCCCCAGCGCATCGACTTGGGCCAAGGGAAATTGCGGATCGTGTCGTCCAGCACTTCGGCCACGATCTCGGACGCCGGGCGGCCCGGCTTGGTGATGGTCGCGAAGTAGACCTGCCCCTTCTTCTCGTCGCGCACCTCAAGGTCCTCACGCGCCACGCCAGCACCGCGTAGGAAACCTTCAATGGCTTTCTCTGGCGCATCCACGCGCGGCCCCTTGCGCTCTTCGTGCAATGTCGGGCTCTCCGAGAGCAGTCCTTCCAGCGCCAATGTCAGCCGCCGCGGCGTGGCAAAGGCCGCGGCCCCTGCATAGGTCAGGCCCGCCTCGACCAGCCCGTCGGTCATCCGCTTTTTCAAGTCCTCGCAAGCCCGTGCCTGCATCCTGGCCGGGATTTCCTCGGAGAAAAGTTCGATCAGAAGGTCGGGCATGATGTCACCGGAACGTCTTGGGTCAACGTCCCGGTGCTTAACGGGCCTGCCGCGGCGCGGCAAGCCGATAGAGTGCGATTAGCTGGCGGTAACGCTGCGCGCCT is part of the Roseovarius sp. THAF9 genome and encodes:
- the rpmG gene encoding 50S ribosomal protein L33, which translates into the protein MAKPTTIKIRLNSTAGTGHFYVTKKNARTMTEKMSVRKYDPVARKHVEYKEGKIK
- a CDS encoding cell wall hydrolase produces the protein MRNLAIALTMLLGTAAAAEQDINRLYAHENRVLSSIPEDMVARYMQRPGVDVTYSRDWLAAQSAQTGGKQWRCLAEALYHEARGESVKGQFAVAEVILNRVDSARFPDSICGVVHQGTGRKYQCQFTYTCDGYSDRINEKRAFERAGKVAYLMVKGAKRQLTDGATHYHTKAVSPKWSRTFARTTTIGVHHFYRMPTRVSSN
- a CDS encoding putative PEP-binding protein, whose protein sequence is MQQGPEHITPITPDAPIAIATHGGRAKCLQRLVRLDLPVPRTVALSFEAVRCVADGEVPDMASLLDPFGELPVLCVRPSSEDPDWGGPGAVLNIGMNDARFVDLSERIGKPAAARLYVRFVQAYAVHVARADPDMFDSLDDDPVKAVGQALVAYEEEVEEEFPQDAKVQLLGVLRSMARAWQGTTARLLRQAKGAPADAGLGLVVQEMALGLGEGECGSGVMQLVDSVTGDRRCTGRYLSQSQGREALKASKEALFLQKDPRGPSLEELAPEAFERLKQCTKLMREKLCEEMQAEFTIENGEVYLLDGVRVARNARAAVAIAVSLAEDGIISREEALMRIEPRALNELLHRQIDPEVKRDVYARGIAASPGAATGKIVFSAEDAQAADSRGEAAILVRRETSPEDIRGMHAAAGVLTERGGITSHAAVIGRGIGKPCVVGASEITFQIKRKRLVFPDGRSLQAGDQITIDGTSGEVLAGEPRLLEAARDESFKTLMSWADDLRDIEVRANADTQADAELALTFKAQGIGLCRTEHMFVEPSRLVAMREMIFADTSEDRASALEVLLPMQRADFIDLFRIMSGMPVCIRLFDPPLHEYLPADREGIRELADALDLPVADVTERVESMGEYNPMLGMRGVRLGIAVPEIYEMQARAIFEATVAASHESDPVVPEVMIPLVSAMREVELVRENVDNVADAVRRETGRDFTYRLGVMVETPRAALRAAEIAPHVSFLSFGTNDLTQMTYGLSRDDAGRFMSHYVQQGVYPEDPFHVLDVDGVGELLEIGARRGREVAPDLTLSICGEHGGNPESIAFCRTAGFDYVSCSPFRVPVARLAAAQLAVKDKIG
- the glyS gene encoding glycine--tRNA ligase subunit beta, whose protein sequence is MPDLLIELFSEEIPARMQARACEDLKKRMTDGLVEAGLTYAGAAAFATPRRLTLALEGLLSESPTLHEERKGPRVDAPEKAIEGFLRGAGVAREDLEVRDEKKGQVYFATITKPGRPASEIVAEVLDDTIRNFPWPKSMRWGAGSLRWVRPLHSILCILTDDAGEAQVVPLDVDGIKTGDTTEGHRFMAQGRFSVTSFEDYAAKLKRAHVVLNPEERAGHIWQEATNLAFARGLDVVADKGLLQEVAGLVEWPVPLMGEIGAEFLDLPPEVLQSSMKEHQKFFSVRNPKTGRIEQFVTVANRETADQGATILAGNQKVLAARLADAKFFWENDLRIAKEGMGPWLESLENVTFHNKLGSQAERIARIAALAREIAPVVGADPDLAEQAAKVAKADLSSEMVYEFPELQGIMGRYYAAEAGLSEDVAAACEEHYAPLGPSDAVPSRPVSVTVALADKLDTLAGFWAIDEKPTGSKDPYALRRAALGVIRLVLDNNLRIRLDRFIDAQLLRHKIKLNAGNASPDEIDTLEEVLDEIADHGVFGAAFHAVIDRVKAKDDKDLPEDGVLRTVGALVPDLSTDLLAFFHDRLKVYLRDQGLRHDVIDACLTLAGGDDFTLIVSRARALQDVLQTEDGENLVQGFKRANNILTQAEEKDGVEYSFGADPKFAEDDTEKALFAALQDAEKSIAAAEQDEDFARAMGAMAALREPIDAFFEALQINSDNEILRRNRLNMLHSIRQICLQAADLRRLEG